In one window of Corynebacterium mycetoides DNA:
- a CDS encoding DUF2020 domain-containing protein: MRFTLPRAAAALVAVGFLAGCSADEPAQPPTPVGEAVPALDQGLPHDALPDASPDPAGACPYLDAPWVAEANGQRVTAVGVDQRFDTPACVFWSYQDAPQLTVLVRHMPTPADAMAVVDWAAPIEYTEPASDPEGWDGGRHGGGAVPGRVGAAYSVAKGPVAVTVFTDQDESVKAQVVAEQVITTLGL; encoded by the coding sequence ATGCGCTTTACCCTACCCAGAGCCGCCGCGGCGCTCGTAGCCGTCGGCTTCCTCGCCGGCTGCTCCGCGGACGAGCCCGCCCAACCGCCCACTCCCGTCGGAGAAGCCGTCCCCGCCCTCGATCAGGGCTTGCCTCACGACGCCCTGCCGGACGCTTCACCCGACCCGGCGGGGGCGTGCCCGTACCTGGATGCGCCATGGGTCGCGGAGGCGAACGGGCAGCGGGTGACAGCCGTCGGGGTCGACCAGCGCTTCGACACCCCCGCGTGCGTGTTCTGGTCCTACCAGGATGCTCCCCAGCTGACGGTGCTGGTGCGGCACATGCCCACCCCGGCAGACGCGATGGCCGTGGTGGATTGGGCGGCGCCGATCGAATACACCGAGCCGGCTAGCGATCCGGAGGGGTGGGACGGCGGGCGCCACGGCGGCGGCGCCGTCCCCGGCCGGGTCGGGGCGGCGTACTCCGTGGCCAAGGGTCCCGTCGCAGTCACCGTGTTCACCGACCAGGACGAGTCGGTCAAGGCTCAGGTTGTCGCGGAGCAAGTAATCACTACCCTGGGGTTGTGA
- a CDS encoding TIGR00730 family Rossman fold protein, with translation MTIPQPIRVAALVLRDAAGRVLCVRKVGSGRFQLPGGKPERGETPLEAALRETREETSLDVCADEVGFLGEFAAPAANEPGFQVSAAVFAGTAVFAKALAAVPATASGEIEQLAWIDPHAPAGYELAPLLSAEVFPALRERELTAVAVFAGANPGTNPANLTLADELGAELASRGITLVYGGSRLGVMGRVATAVSAAGGQSIGVLTHRLAGHELQYEGLTRVEMVDTLAQRKARMGELSDAIIALPGGTGTLDELFDQWTAQQLGYHNTPIGLLGVDFWSPFVAMIDHMVSQGFIRPSDRASLVLSNDAGELIDALRTWIPPVPRWM, from the coding sequence GTGACCATCCCCCAGCCCATCCGCGTCGCGGCGCTCGTGCTCCGCGACGCCGCCGGGCGCGTCCTGTGCGTGCGCAAGGTGGGCAGCGGGCGCTTCCAGCTCCCGGGCGGCAAGCCGGAGCGCGGGGAGACGCCGCTGGAGGCGGCGCTGCGCGAGACGCGCGAGGAGACAAGTCTCGACGTCTGCGCTGACGAGGTGGGCTTTCTCGGGGAGTTCGCGGCACCGGCGGCGAATGAGCCCGGTTTCCAGGTCAGCGCGGCGGTCTTTGCCGGTACGGCGGTGTTCGCCAAGGCGCTAGCCGCCGTTCCCGCCACCGCCTCCGGGGAGATCGAGCAGCTCGCCTGGATCGACCCCCACGCCCCGGCCGGTTACGAGCTCGCCCCTCTGCTGTCGGCCGAGGTCTTCCCCGCGCTGCGGGAACGGGAGCTGACCGCGGTGGCGGTGTTCGCTGGGGCGAACCCGGGCACGAACCCCGCAAACCTGACGCTGGCGGACGAGCTCGGCGCGGAGCTGGCCTCGCGCGGCATCACCCTGGTCTACGGGGGCTCGCGCCTCGGCGTCATGGGCCGGGTCGCGACTGCCGTCAGCGCGGCCGGCGGGCAGTCCATCGGGGTGCTCACCCATCGCCTGGCCGGCCACGAGCTGCAGTACGAGGGCCTGACCAGGGTGGAAATGGTGGACACCCTGGCGCAGCGCAAGGCCCGCATGGGCGAGCTTTCCGACGCCATCATCGCCCTGCCCGGCGGTACCGGCACCCTCGACGAATTATTTGACCAGTGGACGGCCCAGCAGCTCGGCTACCACAACACCCCCATCGGCCTGTTGGGCGTGGACTTCTGGTCGCCGTTCGTCGCTATGATCGACCACATGGTTTCCCAGGGGTTCATCCGCCCATCCGACCGCGCCTCCCTTGTTCTATCCAATGACGCAGGCGAGCTTATCGACGCCCTGCGTACCTGGATTCCCCCCGTTCCGAGGTGGATGTGA
- a CDS encoding SGNH/GDSL hydrolase family protein, with protein MRRWAAAVAGLLASSFALSGCQSEPIDHVGTHTSVAPPLGVVPTLDADPTRVEATEMAQAIDMDPSDIRVYVALGDSYAAMGSATGEKADPSFCAQSKDNYPNELAGMLGRSVEFVDATCQGSTTANIEGPRVVPEEDVSIEPQINQLRSDADLVTVSMGGNDIGFAEIARCINDMLSGSDRNCAEEFALPLGQAMAELPTKLTDMHAAIREKAPGAVVVATGYSPLVSMEQQCAITDNIGREGVEWAVWLTAAINNLVKQSAEASGAIFALPEDVERHTTCAVPKQRWVSIDGTDTNSYPAHPTPKGQHEMAETVTTVLGR; from the coding sequence ATGCGCCGCTGGGCCGCCGCGGTTGCCGGGCTCCTGGCCTCCTCGTTTGCCCTCTCGGGGTGCCAGTCCGAGCCGATTGACCATGTGGGGACCCACACGTCCGTGGCCCCGCCGCTCGGAGTGGTCCCCACCCTGGACGCCGACCCCACGCGGGTCGAGGCGACAGAGATGGCGCAGGCCATCGACATGGACCCGTCCGACATCCGCGTCTACGTGGCGCTCGGCGACTCGTACGCGGCGATGGGCTCCGCCACGGGAGAGAAGGCGGACCCCAGCTTCTGCGCGCAGTCAAAGGACAACTACCCTAACGAGCTCGCGGGCATGCTGGGCCGTTCGGTCGAATTCGTCGACGCCACCTGCCAGGGCTCGACCACGGCCAACATCGAGGGCCCGCGCGTAGTGCCCGAAGAAGACGTCTCCATCGAGCCGCAGATCAACCAGCTGCGCAGCGACGCCGACCTGGTCACCGTCTCGATGGGCGGCAACGACATCGGCTTCGCCGAGATCGCGCGGTGCATCAACGACATGCTGTCCGGTTCGGACCGCAACTGCGCCGAGGAGTTCGCGCTGCCGCTGGGCCAGGCCATGGCGGAACTGCCGACTAAGCTCACGGACATGCACGCGGCGATCCGCGAGAAGGCGCCCGGCGCGGTCGTCGTCGCCACCGGGTACTCGCCGTTGGTTTCCATGGAGCAGCAGTGCGCCATCACGGATAACATCGGCCGCGAGGGGGTTGAGTGGGCGGTGTGGCTCACGGCCGCCATCAACAACCTCGTCAAGCAGTCCGCCGAGGCCAGCGGGGCCATCTTCGCCCTGCCCGAGGACGTGGAGAGGCACACCACCTGCGCGGTGCCCAAGCAGCGCTGGGTGTCCATCGACGGCACAGACACCAACTCATATCCCGCCCACCCCACGCCGAAGGGTCAGCACGAGATGGCGGAAACGGTCACGACCGTCCTGGGCCGCTAG
- a CDS encoding class E sortase — protein sequence MSSVPLPPAGSERRRASASHVAGEILLTLGVILLLFAFYEAFWTNLASAKLQDDAQESLEQQWVNPRVATTHDLGDAFARMYIPAFGSDYQFAIIEGVDEEDLLAGPGRYPDTQMPGQPGNFAVAGHRVGKGAPFNDLGRLDACDAIVVETQTSWVTYRVLPMAGDPAGRDAEAAQCLAGEVAHRVVDGDYSGVLGRHITLPNDVSVLNPVPGAAAVEVAPGAEGIMTLTTCHPQFSNAQRMIIHAVLTETTDKAGGPPSAMKEAS from the coding sequence ATGTCCTCGGTACCGCTGCCACCCGCAGGCAGTGAAAGACGCCGCGCGAGTGCGAGCCACGTCGCGGGGGAGATCCTGCTGACCCTCGGCGTGATTCTGCTGCTCTTCGCGTTTTATGAGGCGTTCTGGACCAACCTCGCCTCCGCCAAACTGCAGGACGACGCCCAGGAATCACTCGAACAGCAGTGGGTCAACCCGCGCGTCGCCACCACTCACGACCTGGGCGACGCGTTCGCGCGCATGTACATCCCCGCGTTCGGATCCGACTACCAGTTCGCCATCATCGAAGGGGTCGACGAGGAAGACCTCCTGGCCGGTCCCGGGCGCTACCCGGACACGCAGATGCCGGGGCAACCGGGCAATTTCGCGGTCGCCGGCCACCGGGTGGGCAAGGGCGCCCCCTTCAACGACCTGGGGCGGCTCGACGCCTGCGACGCCATCGTGGTGGAAACGCAGACGAGCTGGGTCACCTACCGGGTTCTCCCCATGGCCGGTGATCCAGCCGGCCGCGACGCGGAAGCGGCGCAGTGCCTGGCAGGCGAGGTGGCGCACCGCGTGGTGGACGGGGACTACTCCGGGGTGCTCGGCAGGCACATCACGCTGCCCAACGACGTCAGCGTGCTCAACCCGGTTCCCGGCGCCGCGGCCGTGGAGGTCGCGCCGGGGGCGGAGGGAATTATGACGCTGACGACGTGCCACCCGCAGTTCTCCAACGCGCAGCGCATGATTATCCACGCGGTCTTGACCGAGACCACGGACAAGGCTGGCGGGCCGCCGTCAGCCATGAAGGAGGCGAGCTAG
- the yidC gene encoding membrane protein insertase YidC yields the protein MIEAFVYPVSAVMKFWHWLLAGVFGMESSPSWVASVILLVVTIRGLIAPLQWYSFKTSRLLVLMRPRLAAIEQEYSAEVSAESIKAKEQATKAVHKEYQYNPFAGCVPALIQLPFFLGLYRLLLWMAVPASAGGRPLGVLSPAEVESFRESTLLGVPLPAYMSMTPEQFAHLGTTLSDVRALAVPMLVAAVCFTTFNMVVSQIRTRSTLEWGNPTAHRVYAFVWVLVPLAALGITIAGLTGLVPIALLLYWVSGNLWTLLQTVVLWYLVVRVFPLDDAHLTHMSEAKEAEMLRRRGEREKKRSRRRRKLSAVANPSTLPAVRRELQAEKAAEKAEKAEAKAEKKRRAAERRAAVKEANRLQREEIRKKPRS from the coding sequence ATGATTGAAGCCTTTGTCTATCCCGTTTCGGCGGTGATGAAGTTCTGGCACTGGCTCCTCGCCGGCGTCTTCGGCATGGAGAGCTCACCGTCGTGGGTGGCGTCCGTGATTTTGCTGGTGGTGACCATCCGCGGCCTGATTGCGCCACTACAGTGGTATTCCTTCAAAACCAGCCGCCTGCTCGTTCTCATGCGCCCGCGGCTCGCCGCGATCGAGCAGGAGTACTCAGCCGAGGTTTCCGCCGAAAGCATTAAGGCCAAGGAGCAAGCGACCAAGGCTGTGCACAAGGAGTACCAGTACAACCCGTTCGCCGGGTGCGTACCCGCGCTCATCCAGCTCCCGTTCTTCCTGGGCCTCTACCGGCTCTTGTTGTGGATGGCGGTGCCGGCGTCGGCCGGCGGCCGCCCGCTCGGCGTGCTCAGCCCGGCAGAAGTGGAGTCCTTCCGGGAGTCGACGCTGCTGGGGGTTCCGCTGCCCGCCTACATGTCGATGACCCCCGAGCAGTTCGCCCACCTGGGCACGACGCTCAGCGATGTCCGGGCGCTCGCCGTTCCGATGCTGGTCGCCGCCGTGTGCTTCACCACATTCAACATGGTGGTCTCGCAAATCCGCACGCGCTCCACCCTCGAGTGGGGCAACCCGACGGCGCACCGCGTCTACGCTTTCGTGTGGGTGTTGGTTCCGCTGGCCGCCCTCGGCATCACCATCGCGGGGCTCACCGGGCTGGTGCCCATCGCTCTGCTGCTGTACTGGGTGAGTGGCAACTTGTGGACTCTGCTCCAGACCGTCGTTCTCTGGTACCTCGTCGTGCGGGTTTTTCCGCTTGACGACGCCCACCTGACCCACATGTCGGAGGCTAAAGAGGCCGAAATGCTCCGCCGGCGCGGCGAGCGGGAGAAGAAGCGTTCCCGCCGGCGCCGGAAGCTGTCGGCGGTAGCCAACCCGTCGACGCTGCCCGCCGTGCGCCGCGAGCTCCAGGCCGAGAAGGCGGCGGAGAAAGCCGAGAAAGCCGAAGCGAAGGCGGAGAAGAAACGCCGCGCCGCCGAGCGTCGCGCAGCTGTCAAAGAGGCGAACAGGCTCCAGCGCGAGGAGATCCGGAAAAAGCCCCGCTCCTAG
- a CDS encoding TetR/AcrR family transcriptional regulator produces the protein MTTGSASKKKAPARRRNRPSPRQRLLDAATKLFTEEGIRVIGIDRILREADVAKASLYSLLGSKDNLVIAYLEKLDDDYRARWHARADATHDPDEKLLAFFDMAIEEEPQKDFRGSPFLNAANEYPRPETESEQRIVAAATAHREWLHSTMTQLLTSKNGYASDAQADQMLILFEGGLSGARFLRDVGPLETGKQLAKELLGAPPVDYSI, from the coding sequence TTGACAACGGGATCTGCGAGCAAGAAGAAGGCGCCGGCTCGACGCCGCAACAGGCCGAGCCCCCGGCAGCGCCTTCTCGACGCCGCGACCAAGTTGTTCACCGAGGAAGGCATCCGCGTCATCGGCATCGACCGCATCCTCCGCGAGGCCGATGTTGCCAAAGCCTCCCTGTACTCGCTGCTCGGCTCCAAAGATAACCTCGTCATCGCCTACCTGGAAAAGCTTGACGACGACTACCGTGCCCGGTGGCACGCGCGCGCCGACGCGACACACGACCCGGACGAAAAGCTCCTCGCCTTCTTCGACATGGCGATCGAGGAGGAGCCGCAGAAGGATTTTCGCGGCTCGCCCTTCCTCAACGCGGCCAACGAGTATCCGCGCCCAGAGACTGAGTCCGAGCAGCGCATCGTGGCCGCGGCGACCGCGCACCGCGAGTGGCTCCACTCGACGATGACGCAGCTTCTGACCTCAAAGAATGGCTACGCCTCCGACGCCCAAGCCGACCAGATGCTCATTCTGTTCGAAGGCGGGCTGTCGGGGGCGCGGTTCCTGCGAGACGTGGGGCCCCTGGAGACGGGCAAGCAGCTTGCCAAGGAGCTCCTCGGCGCGCCGCCGGTGGACTACTCCATCTAG
- a CDS encoding GlsB/YeaQ/YmgE family stress response membrane protein, with protein MTWGFLGWIIIGGIAGWIASMIKGRDAQMGIVLNIVVGIIGGLLGGWLLGLFMDDPMSNIFMSFITCLIGAVILLTIVNAVTGSRR; from the coding sequence ATGACTTGGGGATTTTTGGGATGGATCATCATCGGCGGCATCGCTGGTTGGATCGCTTCGATGATTAAGGGCCGCGACGCTCAGATGGGCATCGTTCTCAACATCGTCGTGGGCATCATCGGCGGCCTTCTCGGCGGCTGGCTGCTCGGCCTGTTCATGGATGACCCGATGAGCAACATCTTCATGAGCTTCATCACCTGCCTGATCGGCGCGGTTATCCTGCTGACCATCGTTAACGCAGTCACCGGCTCGCGTCGCTAA
- a CDS encoding universal stress protein encodes MTSANREDEDIVVVAVDGSPASDNAVRWAANTAAKRDIPLRLAASYTMPQFLYAEGMVPPQELFDDLQRETMAKVDAARELALTVAPDIKIGHAVAEGSPIDMLLEMSHDSSMIVMGSRGLGGLSGMVLGSVSAAVVSHASCPVVVVREDNNVTDETKYGPVVVGIDGSEVSQRATEVAFEEASVRQAELVAVHTWVDAPIQGPGAGYAITDDYWFAMQQAQEEKMTSYLADLQERFPDVEVRKVITRDRPVHALAEAAQGAQLLITGSHGRGGFKGMLLGSTSRALLQSAPCPMMVVRPLS; translated from the coding sequence ATGACTAGCGCTAACCGCGAAGACGAAGACATCGTCGTTGTCGCAGTGGACGGCTCCCCCGCCTCCGACAATGCCGTGCGCTGGGCCGCCAACACGGCCGCAAAGCGCGACATCCCCCTGCGTCTAGCCGCGAGCTACACCATGCCCCAGTTCCTCTACGCGGAGGGCATGGTTCCCCCGCAGGAGCTTTTCGACGACCTGCAGCGCGAAACGATGGCCAAAGTCGACGCCGCCCGCGAGCTGGCGCTGACGGTGGCCCCCGACATCAAGATCGGGCACGCTGTCGCCGAGGGATCCCCGATTGACATGCTCCTGGAGATGTCTCACGACTCGTCCATGATCGTGATGGGCTCGCGCGGCCTGGGCGGGCTCTCCGGGATGGTTCTCGGATCCGTGTCCGCGGCCGTGGTCTCCCACGCGTCGTGCCCGGTTGTTGTTGTGCGCGAAGACAACAACGTCACCGACGAGACCAAGTACGGCCCGGTCGTGGTCGGTATTGACGGCTCCGAGGTCTCCCAGCGCGCCACGGAGGTGGCGTTCGAGGAAGCCAGCGTCCGCCAGGCGGAACTGGTGGCGGTGCACACGTGGGTCGATGCCCCTATTCAGGGGCCGGGCGCGGGGTACGCCATCACCGACGACTATTGGTTCGCGATGCAGCAGGCGCAGGAGGAGAAGATGACCTCCTACCTCGCTGATCTGCAGGAGCGTTTCCCGGATGTTGAGGTCCGCAAGGTCATCACCCGGGATCGCCCGGTGCACGCGTTGGCCGAGGCTGCGCAGGGCGCACAGCTGCTGATCACCGGCTCGCACGGCCGCGGTGGATTCAAGGGGATGCTTCTGGGTTCCACCTCCCGCGCGCTCCTCCAGTCTGCTCCGTGCCCCATGATGGTGGTCCGCCCGCTCAGCTAA
- a CDS encoding pseudouridine synthase yields MARKNSSRKVPLPPRDGLGASRIRLPELPGDETITAFDLLSRVISEQRHRHPEDDEAAVLARFTAGEVVLRDGSPITPSTPLTPGTDVFFYRRPAPETPVPYEIEVIYEDDGLMVVNKPPFLATMPRAAHITESATVRLRRSTGNEELTPAHRLDRMTSGLLLFTKHARLRGAYQELFAQRNVLKRYVALAPDVGLDAPARWEHHIEKHHGEVASAIVPDREPNALTTLLSVSRIDAPEIQRAHNTSLAIAQYLLEPATGRTHQLRVQMNAAGAPILGDPIYPTVHPFGEEDFRVPMRLASVYLAFADPLDGTYREFRAPAFW; encoded by the coding sequence ATGGCGAGAAAGAACTCATCCAGGAAAGTTCCTCTTCCGCCCCGCGACGGCTTGGGGGCGAGCCGCATCCGCCTGCCCGAGCTCCCAGGCGACGAGACTATCACCGCCTTCGACTTACTCTCGCGGGTGATCAGCGAGCAGCGCCATAGGCACCCCGAGGACGACGAGGCCGCAGTTCTCGCCCGGTTCACCGCCGGCGAGGTCGTGCTTCGCGACGGCTCCCCCATCACGCCCAGCACCCCCCTCACGCCCGGAACCGATGTGTTCTTCTACCGCAGGCCCGCCCCGGAAACACCCGTACCCTACGAGATCGAGGTCATTTACGAAGACGACGGGCTCATGGTGGTGAACAAGCCGCCCTTCCTGGCGACCATGCCGCGGGCAGCGCACATCACCGAATCGGCCACCGTGCGCCTGCGCCGCTCCACCGGCAACGAGGAACTGACGCCCGCCCACCGGCTCGACCGCATGACGTCCGGCCTACTGCTGTTCACCAAGCACGCACGCCTTCGCGGTGCCTATCAGGAGCTATTCGCCCAGCGCAACGTGCTCAAGCGCTACGTGGCGCTCGCGCCCGACGTCGGGCTGGACGCGCCCGCTCGCTGGGAGCACCACATTGAGAAGCACCACGGCGAGGTTGCCTCCGCGATCGTCCCCGACCGCGAGCCGAACGCGCTGACCACCCTCCTCTCAGTTTCGCGTATCGACGCCCCCGAGATCCAACGCGCCCACAACACGTCCTTAGCAATTGCCCAGTACCTCCTGGAGCCCGCTACAGGGCGCACCCACCAGCTGCGCGTGCAAATGAACGCCGCCGGCGCCCCCATCCTCGGCGACCCGATTTACCCCACCGTCCACCCCTTCGGCGAGGAGGACTTCCGCGTGCCCATGCGGCTGGCATCTGTCTACCTCGCCTTCGCCGACCCGCTGGACGGCACTTACCGCGAGTTCCGGGCCCCGGCGTTTTGGTGA